CATCGACAACGGCCGCGTTCACCGCACCCTGACGCTGCGTCAGCTCAAGTCGCTGCCGGCCGTGCGCTACCGCACCACGCACATGCAACTGCGCCAGGACTACACCTATGAGGGTGTGGCCCTGCGCGACCTCGCGCTGCTGGGCGGCTTCGCCGGTCAGGACGTGCGGCTGGCCGCCGCCAACGGGTTTGCCGCCACCATCGCGGCCAGCGACTACATGAACTACCCGATCATGCTCGCGTACTCCGCCGACGGCCGGCCCATCCCCACCCTCAAGAAAGGCCCGCTGACGGTGGTGCTGCCGGCCCAGCCGGAACGGTTTCACCGGGGAACGTACTCGGCCGCGTGGGTGTGGTTCGCGGAGCGCATCACGCCTGCCCCGTGAACTTCAGGGCCGCCCTGCAGCGGACAGCGCGCGGCGCCGCGCGTCTGGTCGCGCTGCGTGAGGGCCTGCTCGCCGCGCTGCCCGCCGCCCTGACCGTCAGCCTCCTGCTGCTCGCCACGCAGCCCGCGTACCGCACCCTGATCAATGGCGACAACGGCAAACGCTTCTACGCCTACCAGGGCCTCGCGCAGGACGTCCAGACGGCCGAACTCGCCGCGCTCAGCCCGGACCTGACGGCCGAGCAGCGGCAGGTGGCCCTTGACCGCGCGCTGTCCAGCGCGACAAACCCCAGCCAGTTCAAGTCGCTGGACGTGGTCGAGCACAAGGGCGCGGCCCGGCTGGCCACCGTCGCGGAGCTGCTTCAGCAGGGCACCCCCGCGTCCCTGCGGGCGGCCTCGTTCGAGGCGATCCAACTGGGGTCCCAGGCGGACGAGCAGGCCCGCCGGCTCAGTGAACAGTACGTCCGCGCGCTGACGTCCATGCGCTGGTTCCTGATCGGCACGGCGGTCATCACCGGCGTGCTGAGCATGCTGCTGATCGTCCGCGCCCTCGCGCTGTGGCGAGCGGAGCGGCACCGACACGCCCGCCGCGAGGCCCGGCAGCGCGAGGCCCTGCAACTCGCCAGCCACGAGCTGCGCCGCCCCCTGCAGTCGCTCCTGCTGGCCAGCGACCTGCTGCGGCACGCCGACACGGCCGAACGCCAGCAGCACCTGCTGTCCCTGATCGAGGACAGCGCCGCGCAGCTTGCCAGCCGCGCCGACCTCACGCGCCTGAACGACCTGTACCTCGACGTGGCCCTGCGGCTCGAGGACGTGGACCTGCGCGCGGTCCTGCGCTCCTTCGCGTCCGGCCGCGTCACCGTGACCGTGCCCGCCGAACCGCTGATGTGGGCGGTGGACCGGGACCGACTGCGGCAGGTCGTGGAGAACGTGGTCGAGAACGCCCTGACCTACACGGCCGGTCCAGTCGAGGTCGCCCTCCACGGCGCGAACGGCACCCCGGTGATCACCGTCCGCGACCATGGCCCCGGTCTGAGCCCTGACCAGCTGCACGCCGTGTTCCTGCCCCACGACCGCGGTCCCCTCGGGCGGCGGGACGGGCACGGTCTGGGCCTGCCTCTGGCGCGCCGCTACGCCCGCGCACACGGCGGAGACGTGAGCCTCACCGCGGCGGCGGGCGGCGGCCTGATCGCCACCATCCACCTGGGCGAGCCGCCCGCCCCGCTCGCCGAACCCCGCCGTCCCACGCTCTTCTGAACGCTGCTCCCTGCCCTTTTGCCCGAGTGTGAAAGACCTCCGGGCTCAGGAGCGGCCCGGCCGTTTACACTGGCCCTCAATGCACAAGTTTCTGGCGTTCGGCGACGTGCATGCCGACTTCGACACCCTCTGGAGCGCCCTGCGCGCCGCCAGCTGCGCCGACGCGGCCCACCAGCCCACGGCGCCGGTCCGCGCCGGTCTGTTTCAGGTGATCCTGATCGGCGACCTCGTCCACCCCAAGAACGAGCGCGAGTACGCCCGGCTGGCCGGTGTGCCCCGCTTCGACGCGCGGGACCCGGAACACCTCTTTCTCGCCGCCCGGGAGCAGGTCAAGCACCTCGAGGCCCTCAAGGCCTACCAGGACGCGGCCCCGCACGCCGTGCACATCATTCTCGGCAACCACGACGACGCCGTGCTGAACACCAACTACGTGCTGGGCACCAGCGGCGGCGTGGTGCACACCGAATTCGACCCGGACCACGGCGGCCTGATGCTCCCGGACCACCTGCGGGTGTGGATGCAGGCCTTCCCGCGCGAGATCAGGGTCGGCACGCTTCAGTTCGCGCACGTGTCTCCGCTGCCCGCCCACAGCCACTACGACGACCTCTTCTACGCCGACCACAGCCCCAAACGCTGGTTCCGGGAAACGCCCGAGTACGTCGAGATGGCGGGCCTGAGCTTCGGCGTGTATGGCCACACCCAGATCGATGATGGCGTGCTGCTCGACCAGGAGCACCGCCTCGCGATGATCGACGCCCTGCACGCCCGCGAGTACCTCGAACTGCTCGTGGACCCCCAGCACCGCACGCCGCTGCACAGTGTCCGCACCGTGCCCTTCTGACACGCCCGGTCTGAGTGGGCCGCGCATTGACAAGATCAGGAAGCGCGGCTATCCTTAACCCCGCTGCTTTTTGGCAGCGATCTCACCATCACCAGCACGGTCCGGTAGTGTAGCGGTTAGCATATCTGCCTGTCACGCAGAAGGTCGCGGGTTCAAATCCCGTCCGGACCGCCACACCCTCCCCACATGGGGAGTACGGCTAGGTAGCTCAGCTGGTAGAGCAAACGACTGAAAATCGTTGGGTCGCCGGTTCAAGTCCGGCCCTGGCCACCAAGAACAGAAAACCCCGTCACAGACGGGGATTTTTTGTTTTGGACTCGGTTCATGAACTCGGCACAACGAACCGTGATCGTGTGCTCCACAACCCACCAGCCGGGACTCGTCAGAGGAGGTCACTCGTGACCTGGGATCAACTCTGGGAGCAGTTCTACTACCACCTTCGCATCAAGCGCCGCGCCAAGACCACCCTGCATTTCTACGGCACCACACAGCGGGCTCTGCAGCGGTTCGCGGCGGCCACAGGCAGCCTGCCGACCTCCCCCGACCTTATCAGGGTGAGTCATTTGCGGGACTTCATCGTGTGGCTGGAGGGTCAAGGCCTTGCCCCTGGTGGAATCCATGCACACGTGCGTTCCCTCAAGTCCCTGTTCGGCTGGGCGCACCGCGAAGAGCTGCTCACGGTCAATCCTTCTGCCCGACTGGAGCGCCCCTCGCTGCCTCGCCGGCGCATGGCCACCATGACAGCGGACGCGGTGTCGCGGCTGCTCAAAGCCTCCAAGCGCTCCGATCAGCCGCTGCGAGACGCGGCTGTCGTGCTGACCTTCTTCGACACTGGCGTCCGGCTCGAGGAGTTGATCTCCCTGCGCAAGGACGACGTGAAGCCTGAGAAGGGCGTCTTGCGCGTCATCGGCAAGGGCGACCGGGAGCGTAGCGCGCCGATAGGGACGCGCGCCCTGTCGGCCATCAACACCTACATGCTGCGCGAGCGGCACCCTCGGCACGCTGGAATCCACGAACTGTTCCTCAATAGGCGTGGTCAGCCTATGACCCGCAGCTGCATCTCCATCTTGCTCAAGCGCCTGTCCGCACAGGAGGGCTTCGAGCGGGCCGAGACGACGCCCCACACCTTCCGCCGGGGCTTCGCCGTGGAGTTCCTGCGCAATGGGGGAGACGTGTTCACCCTGCAGCAGATCCTGGGCCACAGCAGCCTGGAGATGACGCGCCGCTACGTGAACTTCCTGGACGAGGACTTGAAGGCGGCCCATCTGCGGTTCTCGCCCGGAGACCGGCTGTGACGGTTCCGGAGGCCTTTGAAGGCGTCGCTGTCAGGGCTGGATTCGCGCTGGATGACGACTATACCCTGGAGCACTTCAAGGGTGGACAGGAGTGGCGTCTGCGGCAGGGGGCGCGCGTGCTGCGCTGGGCACCAGCCGACGGTAATGCGGCGCCGCACATCCAGCGGGACGCCGCAATGCTGGCCGTCCTGGAGCACTTCCATGTCCCAGCCCCGCGGTTGTTGAATCTTGACGCCGCCCAGGCTGACTACGTTGCCAGCGTGCAACACTTGCTCCTCCCGGACGCGCTCCGGTTCGATGAAGACCACGAAGTGCATGAATCGACGTGGGTGGCCCTGGGGCGGTACCTG
The Deinococcus metalli DNA segment above includes these coding regions:
- a CDS encoding sensor histidine kinase, whose product is MNFRAALQRTARGAARLVALREGLLAALPAALTVSLLLLATQPAYRTLINGDNGKRFYAYQGLAQDVQTAELAALSPDLTAEQRQVALDRALSSATNPSQFKSLDVVEHKGAARLATVAELLQQGTPASLRAASFEAIQLGSQADEQARRLSEQYVRALTSMRWFLIGTAVITGVLSMLLIVRALALWRAERHRHARREARQREALQLASHELRRPLQSLLLASDLLRHADTAERQQHLLSLIEDSAAQLASRADLTRLNDLYLDVALRLEDVDLRAVLRSFASGRVTVTVPAEPLMWAVDRDRLRQVVENVVENALTYTAGPVEVALHGANGTPVITVRDHGPGLSPDQLHAVFLPHDRGPLGRRDGHGLGLPLARRYARAHGGDVSLTAAAGGGLIATIHLGEPPAPLAEPRRPTLF
- a CDS encoding metallophosphoesterase, with product MHKFLAFGDVHADFDTLWSALRAASCADAAHQPTAPVRAGLFQVILIGDLVHPKNEREYARLAGVPRFDARDPEHLFLAAREQVKHLEALKAYQDAAPHAVHIILGNHDDAVLNTNYVLGTSGGVVHTEFDPDHGGLMLPDHLRVWMQAFPREIRVGTLQFAHVSPLPAHSHYDDLFYADHSPKRWFRETPEYVEMAGLSFGVYGHTQIDDGVLLDQEHRLAMIDALHAREYLELLVDPQHRTPLHSVRTVPF
- a CDS encoding tyrosine-type recombinase/integrase, with product MTWDQLWEQFYYHLRIKRRAKTTLHFYGTTQRALQRFAAATGSLPTSPDLIRVSHLRDFIVWLEGQGLAPGGIHAHVRSLKSLFGWAHREELLTVNPSARLERPSLPRRRMATMTADAVSRLLKASKRSDQPLRDAAVVLTFFDTGVRLEELISLRKDDVKPEKGVLRVIGKGDRERSAPIGTRALSAINTYMLRERHPRHAGIHELFLNRRGQPMTRSCISILLKRLSAQEGFERAETTPHTFRRGFAVEFLRNGGDVFTLQQILGHSSLEMTRRYVNFLDEDLKAAHLRFSPGDRL